AAATTTTGTTCTTCTAGGGCATTCAGAATGTCGGCATATCTTTCATGAAGAAGACGCTACCATAGCTCTTAAAGTGGGGGCTGCAGCTCGTTCGGGAGTGGTTCCAGTTTTATGTATTGGCGAGACTTTAGAAGCCAGAGAAAATGGTACGACTAAGGAGGTTTTGTCTAACCAATTGATGTTGGGACTGGCTCAGCTTCCCGAAACAGCCCCCGTGATTATTGCCTACGAGCCTGTATGGGCAATCGGTACGGGAAAAGTTGCTTCAACCGCAGATGTGCAAGAAGTTCACGCTTTTTGTCGCGAGGTTCTCTCTCGTATATTCTCTAAAGAAAAATCTGAGATAATTTCTATTCTCTACGGCGGATCTGTAAAAGCTGACAACGCAGAAGGATTTGCTCGCTGCCCCGATGTGGATGGTTTATTGGTAGGAGGAGCCTCTTTAGATCCTCAAGGTTTTGCCAATGTTTTAAGAAATTTTAATCTTTAAATATTGCCGGAGTAAAAAGTTCTTCATAAAACTTCCCAAGGTTGTGTCTAGGAATGGCGTTTTAAAGGAATAAAATGTTTTTCAATATGGTGATTAATTTAGTTTTATAAGAGAATATTGCCTGAGCCCTTTTAGAGATTTTTTATTCTGTTGAGCATGCTGTGTAAGGGAGATTTTTTAAAATCTCAAGTGTTGCTTCGTTTTTTCTATAAGAGTGTAGGGAAGAGGGTGATAGATTCAAGGGTTTGGAATTCACCTCGAATAGGTTTATTGATTTAGGAGAAGCATTGTGACAGCTTTGTTTTATTCGTTTTTATTTATTTTTCTTCTTTTGTGCGTAATTTTGTGCGGGCTGATTTTGATTCAAGAAAGCAAGAGCATGGGACTAGGTTCTTCCTTTGGTGTGGATTCAGGAGATTCTGTTTTCGGTGTATCGACACCAGATATTTTAAAGAGAGTCACAGCTTGGCTTGCTGTCGCTTTTTGTTGTAGTTGTCTGCTTCTTTCCTTTGCAACAACACATTTAGGGAAAAAAGCTCAAGAGCTGCCTACGAAAGCTCTAGAACAAGTTGCTCCGGATGGAGAAGAAATTCTCGTGGAATAGGATGCTGGAGTAAAAGCTAGTATTTTTTATAAATAAATTTTAACCGGTTACCGTCTTGTGAAAAAGATCCTTTGTATACTTTGTTTTTGTAGTTTACTACCTGTCTCTACAGTGTTTTCTGTAGAAGAAGTTCAAGAAGAGGAAACAGAGCAACCAGCTCCGTCACCTGCGGTTTGCCCTTTCAAAGTAGAGGAAGCTAGTTAACGGCTTTATCTTCGAGAGTAAATCATGATTAGAGAATTAGAATATTATGGCAGCCATATTTTACGTAGAAAGGCTGATATAATTCCTGAAATTACTGACGCGACTCGTCAGTTAGTTCAAGATATGTATGAAACTATGGTAGCGCATAAAGGCGTTGGTTTAGCAGCTCCCCAAGTAGGAGAAAGCCTGAGTCTTTTTGTTATGTGTGTTGAAGGAGAAACCGAAGAAGGGGATTTGATCTTTTGTGATTTCCCAAAGGTCTATATCAATCCTGTTCTTTCTAATCCTTCTGAGGATCTCGTTATCGGTCGGGAAGGATGTTTATCTATTCCTGGGCTTCGTGCTGACGTCTACCGTCCACAAAGTATTACCGTAACGGCGGTGAATCTTGATGGTCAGGAATTCACAGAACATTTGGAAGGGTTTCCTGCACGAATCATTATGCATGAAAATGACCATCTTCATGGAGTGTTGTATATCGATAAGATGGAAGAGCCTAAAGACATTAAGAAGTTTAAGGCTTCTTTAGAAAAGATACGCCGTCGTTATCATGCTCATGTAAAGCCAGAAGATAGAGCTTCCTAACCATTTTTTATAGGATTCCTCTACTCTTGAGGATCCTTTAATGCATTCTAGAGAAAATACATTATTTATTTTTCAGGCGTTTAGGTTTGTCGAGCTTGAGATAGAAGAAAAAGCGGTTGTCTGCTTCTCTTTTCTCATACACAGAATATAACTGCCAATGCTCAAAGATTTTTGTTCCTAAAATCATCTGATATTCGAGATAGCTAGGCGTATCCAATCTATGCCAGCCATATCTCAATGTTAAATGGTAATTCCAGCAAGGATGAGGACGAACAAACACCTTTCCTAAAATAAGGTTGCGACGATCCGATAGGGGAGAATTGAAAAGCTCGTCAGGAGAGCGACTTACATCTAAAACGTAATTTTCTTTATCGCATTTAAGAAGACTGTATTTACTTCGATGTAAGAACTCTAAAGTTAAGCCCACATTTTCACTTCCTACCCATTGCCAAAGGAGATTCATATGATCCCAGCAATGTTTCTTCCATATCCATTCAGCATCTAAAGATAGGGTGTTCTTACGGTCTAAAGGTAGGGAAATCGTACATGCCGTTTTGGGAAAGGTCGAGTTGGCAAAGGTATTTTTAAAAATTTGCGTTGTCCAAAGTTTTGCCGAAATCGGAGGCGTGCTCGGAGACACTCTATTGTATATGAAAGATTCTATACCAACTTTGCCTAAATGTAGGGAAGCAAAGGCATCGTTTATAGAAAAGATAAAGTGCTCATGATTCTTTGTTAAAGGATGTGTTGTCGAAGTAAAAGACACAAACGGTTCTACAATATGTCTCGTCTGTAGGTAATTCTTATATAAAGAGAAACGATAATCTAAATTGATTTTCGCAGAAGCTTGGCAATGACGTGAGAATGTTTTCGGAACATTACTATAGTAAATTGCCGATGCCAATGCCGATGGAGTCAGAGTTCCTATAAATAAGGGAATCGGACGGTATACCTTAGGAGAGACAGATGCGCGTAATGATGAGAAGTTAGAATCAGCAATGTTATTGCTAAAGGCAAAGTTCAAGTACCCGCACTCAAGCAGGTTCTCAATAAAAATCCCCGTATTTTTAATATTCAGAGGACGTTGTTTCAAAGATAGATAGGGAAGCTCCTGATTTACATTCTGGAAAGGATTTACTCTCACAGAAGAGGATAGACTGCCATCAAATAACGCATCTGTCCAAGTCAGGCGAACTTGCGTAGGACCGGTATTTTTTAAAGAGAAATTGTTGGGGAAAATATCCGCAACGGTTTCCCAGCTATCACTAACATGATATTCCCCAAATAACTTTGCCTGTTTATGCGAAAGAGAAAAATCCCCATGGAAACGATAGCGGTCTCGAGGTTCTGCCATGTCAATCGCTAAGCGATGGGCATAGTAGCTTTTCATGTTGAAGACATTTTTAGGATTATCTTTTAGGGAGAAGTGCATATTATAGCCCACCCCAAT
The Chlamydia caviae GPIC genome window above contains:
- the tpiA gene encoding triose-phosphate isomerase is translated as MERKSYVFGNWKMHKTAKEAKDFLSIFCPFVKEISPASLVGIAPAFTTLSACCESIKEMDSSIWLGAQNVHQDSSGAFTGEVSLPMLQEFHVNFVLLGHSECRHIFHEEDATIALKVGAAARSGVVPVLCIGETLEARENGTTKEVLSNQLMLGLAQLPETAPVIIAYEPVWAIGTGKVASTADVQEVHAFCREVLSRIFSKEKSEIISILYGGSVKADNAEGFARCPDVDGLLVGGASLDPQGFANVLRNFNL
- the secG gene encoding preprotein translocase subunit SecG, encoding MTALFYSFLFIFLLLCVILCGLILIQESKSMGLGSSFGVDSGDSVFGVSTPDILKRVTAWLAVAFCCSCLLLSFATTHLGKKAQELPTKALEQVAPDGEEILVE
- the def gene encoding peptide deformylase, translating into MIRELEYYGSHILRRKADIIPEITDATRQLVQDMYETMVAHKGVGLAAPQVGESLSLFVMCVEGETEEGDLIFCDFPKVYINPVLSNPSEDLVIGREGCLSIPGLRADVYRPQSITVTAVNLDGQEFTEHLEGFPARIIMHENDHLHGVLYIDKMEEPKDIKKFKASLEKIRRRYHAHVKPEDRAS